The region CATTGGGTCCTGTTCAATCCCACACTAGATACTATTACAccactactccctccttcccaaaatcttGGGCGCATTAGTTTTACCATGCAATCCCATAATCTAAGGCGTAGTACGTATTCTCTCTCGAGCAGTTACAGTGACGCTAACTATGGCTAATTATTTGGAAAGAATAAATCGCTAATTGTGGATGGGTCTTCCTTGCGGTTAGTTAGCTATAATAAAGGAGTCGCTGGTTGAGGGCCCTTCAAAATCGAAGTTTGATCGGGGGCGTTCAGATTGGATCGCTCAACCATGACTTAGTCAGAGAGGAGATTGTGGGGTTAGAGAGGAGATCGTGGGAGGCAATTTTCCTCGTCCAGCCTACGACCGCTCAAGTAACGCCCACCTGCGCTAATTTTCGTGCTAAAACGTTAGACGCCCAAGATTTTGGGGAGGGAGTAGTAATTAACCATGATAACAACCAGATACATTGATACAGTTACTCACGAATCCACTAATCATGTTTCCACTTTCCAGAAAATTGTAACCTTGAATCAGATTACCCAGTATGTCAGCAAGCTAAGTCAAGTCATCAATATCTACAACAGATTGGACTGTCTGAGGGCAAAATTACACAAAGGCAGACAAGTTCATAACTAAAAAAACAGAAGTATTAAAATCATATAAGCAACAAGTAATTGGTCACATTTAACTGCACAAGTTAATGCACCTAACCACAAGACGTGTATAGACACCAAATTAGCAGCATTGCCCGAAATCCGCCCCAAAGCTTTTCAACATGGCAAGGCACTAGCACGAACTATTAACAATTTTGATGTGCACAAGAACACAGACAGTCTATTTGGAGCAACATTGCAGTCTCTGGTCAGATCGAGAGCTCCGAAGAATAAACAGGGGCGGTGGAAGGGCGCAGTACCTGCTTGTTGATGGTGGAGTACTCGACCATGTACTCGTAGGCGTCGGCCTGGGCGTTGACCCTGGTCTCGGTGCCCTCGACGGGGAGCGCGAAGGCGTCCATGACGATGATGGAGTCGCCCTCGAACTTGCCCTGCATGAGGCCCATGATCTCGATGGTGCCGCCGGCGCGGGCGTGGACGACCATCTTGAGGAGCGCGAGGGCGGAGATCCTGGCGCGGCGGAAGTGGTGCGGGTCGGTGGCCCAGGGCTTCTCCTGGTGGGCCCGCGCGTTGGCCGCCTCGTCGTAGCGGTAGATCGCGTCCATGGCGTCCGGGTCGGAGGCAGCCGCCGGGATGTTGTTCTCCAGCTCCCACGTCTGCCTCGCCACCGCCGACGACGAGGTGGGCTCCATCGCGCTGGCTGCGCCGGCTTCCGCTGACGGCAGGCGGGCGGTCAAAACCCTAGCTGGGAGCGGAAGGGGAGGGGAGGACGAAG is a window of Triticum dicoccoides isolate Atlit2015 ecotype Zavitan chromosome 2B, WEW_v2.0, whole genome shotgun sequence DNA encoding:
- the LOC119366015 gene encoding COP9 signalosome complex subunit 5 isoform X2, translating into MEPTSSSAVARQTWELENNIPAAASDPDAMDAIYRYDEAANARAHQEKPWATDPHHFRRARISALALLKMVVHARAGGTIEIMGLMQGKFEGDSIIVMDAFALPVEGTETRVNAQADAYEYMVEYSTINKQVSVMCLLLNSHMFFI